Proteins from a genomic interval of Pseudoalteromonas sp. MEBiC 03607:
- a CDS encoding ABC transporter ATP-binding protein → MITLANVLFKWHTKQPEPTINISKLDIDQGEHVFLHGPSGCGKSTLLSLLAGVTIPNQGRIELLNKAINELSNSQRDRFRADHIGYIFQSFNLLPYLSPIENVTLGCQFSKQRQTNALKNSATLAAEASRLLSALGLNDSLQHQAVAQLSIGQQQRVAAARAFIGSPEIIIADEPTSALDTQNRQAFVKLLFEQASAANSTLVFVSHDETLQTLFTRSISLVELQGGTHATR, encoded by the coding sequence ATGATCACGCTTGCAAACGTGCTATTCAAGTGGCACACAAAACAACCTGAGCCGACGATCAATATTTCTAAATTAGATATTGATCAAGGCGAACATGTTTTTCTTCATGGTCCAAGCGGCTGTGGTAAATCAACCTTATTATCACTGCTCGCTGGTGTTACTATTCCTAATCAAGGTCGTATCGAATTACTTAATAAAGCGATAAACGAGCTTAGCAACAGTCAACGTGACCGTTTTCGTGCCGACCACATAGGGTATATTTTTCAAAGCTTTAATCTATTACCTTATTTATCCCCTATTGAAAACGTAACTTTAGGATGCCAGTTTTCAAAACAAAGGCAAACAAACGCATTAAAAAATAGTGCAACATTAGCAGCAGAGGCAAGCCGCTTACTCAGTGCTTTAGGGCTAAATGATTCCTTGCAACATCAAGCCGTTGCACAGCTTAGTATTGGTCAACAACAAAGAGTTGCTGCTGCGCGTGCTTTTATAGGCAGCCCTGAAATTATCATTGCAGATGAACCTACCTCAGCACTCGATACACAAAATCGCCAAGCCTTCGTAAAATTATTATTTGAGCAAGCAAGCGCGGCAAATAGCACGCTGGTGTTTGTCAGTCATGATGAAACACTACAAACATTATTTACTCGTAGTATCAGCCTTGTCGAGTTACAAGGAGGCACACATGCTACTCGTTAA
- a CDS encoding efflux transporter outer membrane subunit — MHKLLPLFCFTCLQGCAVGPDFEVPEHSKVTNFMGAAATPQSEALAGWKQIYSDPHLQKLISQALVNNQDMLIAQSKIIEARARYRISDAALWPDVSVGLTSEREEELNSSPENSFDLKGYLSWELDLFGSNRRASEAALANYYSQEQARNALQLALIADVAQQFFALKEVEEQLKISLSTIKLREKELEIARIRKKGGIISGLEQRQAEVELESAKVKIPPLQHSERRIINQLKFLIGDANADVQGGNELSVQTLPKQLPTGLPSELLKRRPDVQQAMYQWQAAMAEIGVAKAALFPKLNLYAELGSESTDFSDLLASNSQVWLLGSELLMPIFNMGRNQANLTVAEQRAYQASIKYQKTVLVALQEVSNQLSNYQSAEQSYDAQRSLVLSSQDYYRLARLRYSNGVASSLDLMDAQRQLFSAEIALSQAKNDRLQSLATLYKALGGGWYELSEQELEKEKVVD; from the coding sequence ATGCATAAATTGTTGCCATTGTTTTGTTTTACTTGCTTACAAGGCTGTGCTGTTGGCCCTGATTTTGAAGTGCCTGAGCATAGCAAAGTCACTAACTTTATGGGGGCCGCAGCAACGCCACAGTCTGAAGCTTTAGCTGGCTGGAAGCAAATATATAGCGACCCACATTTGCAAAAACTGATTAGCCAAGCGCTGGTCAATAATCAAGATATGTTAATTGCGCAATCGAAAATTATCGAAGCGCGAGCTCGATATCGGATTAGCGATGCCGCTTTATGGCCTGATGTAAGCGTAGGGCTTACCTCAGAACGAGAAGAAGAGCTTAATAGTAGCCCTGAAAACTCATTTGATTTAAAAGGTTACTTAAGTTGGGAGCTAGACTTATTTGGCAGCAACCGGCGCGCAAGCGAAGCCGCACTGGCAAATTATTATAGCCAAGAGCAAGCCCGAAATGCCTTGCAGCTCGCCTTGATTGCTGATGTGGCGCAGCAGTTTTTTGCCCTTAAAGAAGTAGAAGAGCAATTAAAAATTAGCCTAAGTACAATTAAGCTTCGTGAGAAAGAGCTTGAAATTGCGCGTATTCGTAAAAAAGGCGGTATTATTTCAGGGCTAGAACAACGCCAAGCTGAAGTAGAGTTAGAATCAGCAAAGGTGAAGATCCCGCCATTACAGCACAGTGAAAGGCGGATTATTAATCAGTTAAAGTTTTTAATTGGTGATGCCAATGCTGATGTGCAAGGGGGTAATGAATTATCTGTGCAAACCCTTCCTAAGCAACTACCAACAGGGTTACCTAGCGAGCTGTTAAAGCGTAGACCAGATGTGCAACAAGCAATGTATCAATGGCAAGCTGCAATGGCTGAGATTGGGGTCGCAAAAGCGGCGTTATTTCCAAAACTTAATTTGTATGCTGAGCTTGGAAGTGAAAGTACTGATTTTAGTGATTTGCTTGCCAGTAATTCGCAGGTTTGGTTGTTGGGCTCAGAGCTGTTAATGCCAATATTTAATATGGGCCGCAATCAGGCAAATTTAACAGTTGCGGAACAACGGGCTTATCAGGCAAGTATCAAATACCAAAAAACAGTGCTGGTGGCACTGCAAGAAGTGAGCAATCAGTTATCGAACTACCAGTCGGCAGAGCAAAGCTATGATGCGCAAAGAAGCTTGGTGCTCAGTAGTCAAGATTACTACCGCTTAGCACGCCTTAGGTATAGCAATGGTGTTGCCAGTTCACTTGACTTAATGGATGCCCAGCGGCAGTTATTTTCGGCAGAAATAGCGTTATCGCAGGCAAAGAATGACCGTCTGCAAAGCCTAGCAACACTCTATAAAGCCCTTGGTGGCGGATGGTATGAATTGAGCGAACAGGAATTAGAAAAAGAAAAAGTAGTGGATTAA
- a CDS encoding ABC transporter permease, whose translation MLLVKLAAKSLLNRKASALLTLFTIAISVMLLMSIERVRVDAKSSFSNTISGTDLIVGARTGDIQLLLSSVFRIGHANNGVSWKSYQYITGQRGVKWAIPMSLGDSHKGLAVLGTNKDYFEHYRFAKKQPLSFSQGHEFNHLFEVVLGAEVANTLGYQLGDEVVIAHGMGNTSFHNHDDNPFKVVGILKATGTPVDKTLHIPLAAIDEIHGGHAHQHQPAQADANDHDHDHDHDHDHDHDQHDDVDLVGTPKQITAFLLGFDSPLYTLQVRRNINQYKDEALLAIMPGVTLRELWEMLSIVEKILLLFSIVVVLISLLGMLTSLLSSLNQRRRELAILRSVGARPWHIFTLISVESLLITGLGCIVGTALFYALMLLGADYLQSHAGISLNIALLSSYELMLLAAIMVAGFIVGLIPATRAYFYSLADGMSIKI comes from the coding sequence ATGCTACTCGTTAAACTCGCCGCGAAAAGTTTATTAAACCGTAAAGCCAGTGCCCTACTCACGTTATTTACGATAGCAATTAGCGTTATGCTACTGATGTCGATTGAGCGCGTTCGAGTCGATGCCAAAAGTAGCTTTAGCAATACAATTTCAGGCACTGATTTAATTGTTGGCGCACGTACCGGTGACATCCAACTACTGCTGTCTTCAGTATTTCGTATTGGTCATGCTAACAATGGCGTGAGCTGGAAAAGTTACCAATACATCACAGGGCAACGCGGCGTAAAATGGGCTATTCCTATGTCGCTTGGCGACAGCCACAAAGGCTTAGCTGTGCTTGGCACAAATAAAGACTATTTTGAGCACTATCGCTTTGCTAAAAAGCAACCGTTAAGCTTTTCACAAGGTCATGAATTTAATCACTTGTTTGAGGTTGTGTTAGGTGCTGAGGTTGCCAACACCTTAGGCTATCAGCTTGGCGATGAAGTGGTGATTGCACACGGCATGGGCAATACCAGCTTTCATAACCATGACGATAACCCATTTAAAGTGGTTGGTATTTTAAAAGCAACGGGGACGCCTGTTGATAAAACCCTACATATTCCACTGGCAGCAATTGATGAGATTCATGGCGGCCATGCTCATCAACATCAACCCGCTCAGGCTGATGCAAATGACCACGACCACGACCACGACCACGACCACGACCACGACCACGACCAGCATGATGATGTTGATTTAGTGGGTACACCAAAACAAATAACCGCTTTTTTACTTGGTTTTGACTCTCCGCTTTATACCTTACAAGTGCGTCGTAATATCAACCAATACAAAGATGAAGCACTGCTTGCCATTATGCCGGGCGTTACCTTGCGTGAACTTTGGGAAATGCTTTCTATCGTGGAAAAAATCTTGCTGTTATTTTCTATTGTCGTGGTACTGATCAGTTTACTTGGCATGTTAACGAGCCTGCTTTCAAGCTTAAATCAACGCCGCAGAGAGCTTGCTATTTTACGCTCTGTTGGCGCACGGCCTTGGCATATTTTCACCTTGATCAGTGTCGAATCGTTACTCATTACAGGGCTTGGCTGCATTGTTGGCACCGCATTGTTCTATGCTTTAATGCTACTCGGCGCAGATTACTTGCAAAGCCATGCCGGAATAAGCCTAAATATAGCTTTATTGTCATCCTATGAACTTATGCTCTTAGCTGCGATAATGGTCGCAGGCTTTATTGTTGGGTTAATTCCTGCAACCCGTGCGTATTTCTACTCTCTTGCTGATGGTATGAGTATTAAAATTTAA
- a CDS encoding CDP-glycerol glycerophosphotransferase family protein — MDYLAATADKKYLMYISQNYSYAILRPLQKEILARGGEVKWFLEGDEVNPDFLHSDESCLTSIESVIDWNPDISFIPGNIIPNFIPGKKVAVFHGFNSGKLNRRGYEDHFNIRGCFDLYCTQGPNTSKRFSELAKAHGFFITKETGWPTLDPLFSKMANNPYIDESDQRQTLLICSTFSRNLSLAPKLYEQIKAYSEQGKWRILMQFHPKMPSELVAKYKALQNENLTFVETDNVLPLLQAADVMLCDTSSILLMFILQRKPVVTFCNQAPGEHLIDITDADKLTEAIDYAFTRPAELMEKIEQFCKQLHPYQDGLSSQRVLAASNELLLSNPALKPKPRNFIRNFKMRKKLNYWRW; from the coding sequence TTGGATTATTTAGCAGCTACAGCAGACAAAAAATACTTAATGTATATTTCTCAAAACTACTCTTACGCTATTTTGCGCCCTTTACAGAAAGAGATTCTAGCGCGCGGAGGCGAAGTAAAATGGTTTTTAGAGGGTGATGAAGTTAATCCTGACTTTTTGCACTCTGATGAATCTTGTCTCACTTCAATTGAATCGGTAATAGATTGGAATCCGGATATTTCTTTTATACCTGGCAATATTATTCCAAACTTTATACCCGGTAAAAAAGTAGCTGTTTTTCATGGCTTTAACTCAGGAAAGTTAAATCGAAGAGGATATGAAGATCACTTCAATATAAGAGGTTGTTTTGACTTATATTGCACTCAAGGCCCAAATACGAGTAAAAGATTTTCAGAGTTAGCTAAAGCACATGGCTTTTTTATAACCAAAGAAACAGGTTGGCCAACTCTTGATCCGTTATTTTCGAAAATGGCGAACAATCCATACATAGATGAAAGCGATCAAAGGCAAACGCTTTTAATTTGTTCAACATTTTCTCGCAACCTATCTCTTGCCCCTAAATTATACGAGCAGATAAAAGCGTACAGTGAGCAAGGAAAGTGGCGTATTTTAATGCAGTTTCACCCGAAAATGCCAAGCGAGCTTGTTGCGAAATACAAAGCGCTTCAAAATGAGAATCTTACCTTTGTCGAGACCGATAATGTATTACCGCTATTACAAGCGGCAGATGTCATGCTATGTGATACCTCGTCTATTTTGTTGATGTTTATCTTACAAAGAAAGCCTGTTGTCACTTTCTGTAACCAAGCACCTGGCGAACACCTAATAGATATCACTGATGCCGATAAGCTAACTGAGGCGATAGATTATGCCTTTACACGACCAGCTGAATTAATGGAAAAAATTGAGCAGTTTTGTAAACAGCTTCACCCTTATCAAGACGGCTTATCGAGTCAACGTGTACTTGCTGCAAGCAATGAATTACTATTGAGCAATCCAGCACTTAAGCCAAAACCACGTAACTTTATTCGTAACTTTAAGATGCGCAAAAAATTAAATTACTGGCGATGGTAA
- the mutM gene encoding bifunctional DNA-formamidopyrimidine glycosylase/DNA-(apurinic or apyrimidinic site) lyase: protein MPELPEVEVSRLGITPHVLNQTVTKVNIHNASMRWPVPDDVYQLQGLKVTSIERRAKYLLLGCELGSVILHLGMSGNLRVVNADEPLKKHDHIEFILASGKALRLNDARRFGACLWQAPGECHTLLSKLGPEPLTDEFVAQRVYEQSRNKKVPIKQFIMDNAVVVGVGNIYANESLFKAGIHPKREAGKVSLQRYQQLVPIIKETLAAAITQGGTTLKDFAQSDGKPGYFAQQLLVYGRKGEPCVNCEEPLKEIRLGQRSTVYCSNCQK, encoded by the coding sequence ATGCCTGAATTACCAGAAGTTGAAGTTAGCCGTTTGGGAATAACGCCGCATGTGCTTAACCAAACAGTGACCAAAGTAAATATTCATAACGCCAGTATGCGTTGGCCTGTGCCGGATGATGTCTATCAATTACAAGGCCTCAAAGTGACATCAATTGAGCGCAGAGCAAAATATTTACTACTCGGCTGTGAGCTCGGTAGTGTTATTTTGCACTTGGGGATGTCGGGTAATTTGCGTGTTGTTAATGCAGATGAACCATTGAAAAAACACGATCATATTGAGTTTATTTTGGCCTCAGGTAAAGCGTTGCGGCTTAACGATGCTCGTCGCTTTGGTGCTTGTTTATGGCAGGCGCCAGGTGAATGCCATACTTTGCTGAGTAAGCTTGGGCCAGAGCCATTAACAGATGAGTTTGTGGCACAGCGAGTTTACGAACAATCGAGAAATAAAAAAGTACCGATTAAACAGTTTATTATGGATAACGCGGTGGTAGTTGGTGTAGGTAATATCTACGCTAACGAATCGTTATTTAAAGCGGGGATCCATCCAAAGCGAGAAGCTGGCAAGGTTTCTTTGCAGCGTTATCAGCAATTAGTGCCTATTATTAAAGAGACACTCGCTGCAGCCATCACGCAAGGCGGCACAACGTTAAAAGATTTTGCTCAAAGTGATGGTAAGCCAGGTTATTTTGCCCAGCAATTACTGGTGTATGGCCGCAAAGGTGAGCCATGTGTTAATTGCGAGGAGCCATTAAAAGAAATTAGATTAGGACAAAGAAGCACAGTGTACTGCTCTAATTGTCAAAAATAA
- a CDS encoding efflux RND transporter permease subunit, giving the protein MFSHFFIKRPVFAIVISLVILLTGLVSLFTLPIDQYPDIAPPSVKVSASFPGATAETASESVAIPLEQELNGTPNMLYMESKATNSGSVGITLTFDVGTDPDLALVDVQNTASQAGSNLPVDVQTEGVTVSNESSVELLKLALTSDDPRYDEIYLSNYASINVEAALKRVPGVGRVRNTGSRSYAMRVWLKPDILAGYELTVNDVSAAIKAQNKEAAAGEIGAQPMKDAIKLNFPVRAQGRLNKVDEFNNIMLRVNRDGSMIRLRDVARVELASSAYTLNSKLNEQPATILQVYMLPGSNALAVTERVKAEMERLSAAFPKGVKWQLFYDASEFIKLSINEVINTLIQALVLVILVVYLFLQNWRTTLIPALAVPVSIIGTFIALAAFGFTINNVSLLAMVLAIGIVVDDAIVVVESVERLINEQNMEVVAATKQAMTELSGAIVATSLVLAAVFVPVSFLAGITGIMYREFAISITVAVLISTLVALTLSPALCAIFLKPSIPSNNKIFVKFNSWLEGIGEKYTWLVKASCAKAKRSYIAFFIMLVGGYFMFSQLPSSFMPQEDQGRFFVDITLPDAATVSRTNEVISKANQFVMNHAGVAYSFTLAGENRRAGSAQSHGQMEVILQPWQVRAEQGFTVTSVMNDIRKQLYAIPDAEFNVFQPSAVAGLGSGSGVEFALQEKTGGNLTSLVESLEVLLANLNNRPEVAKASSSLRGSVPQLFLELDREKAMALEVPIADVYSTMKVLTGSSTINDFNLFGRVYRVKVQAEDEFRARPENLNEFYVRSKNGAMVPSNVLAKLNLTTGPSAINRFNMFTSAMVNVSPATGYASGDVIKVIKEEVAKLPTNIGYEWTGLTYQEIRSSGQLGIAVSLAIVFVFLFLAALYESWALPFAVLLISPIAMLGASILTLVTGHENNLFFQVAFIALIGLAAKNSILIVEVANQLYQEGMNAVDAAIEAARSRFRPILMTAASFVLGVLPLVLASGPGAVGRQSVSMPILGGMLLASSIGIILVPLFFITAARFVKKQQAPASKVLSKEQVDA; this is encoded by the coding sequence ATGTTTTCGCATTTTTTTATTAAGCGCCCGGTGTTTGCCATTGTTATTTCGCTAGTTATTTTACTCACTGGCCTGGTCTCGCTTTTTACTTTGCCAATTGATCAATACCCCGATATCGCCCCGCCATCGGTTAAAGTGTCGGCTTCATTTCCGGGAGCAACCGCCGAAACCGCATCTGAATCTGTAGCTATTCCACTTGAGCAAGAATTAAATGGCACGCCAAACATGTTGTATATGGAGTCAAAGGCCACTAACTCGGGGAGTGTTGGGATCACACTTACTTTTGATGTTGGCACTGACCCAGATCTCGCCCTTGTAGATGTGCAAAATACAGCAAGCCAAGCTGGCAGTAATTTACCTGTTGATGTGCAAACTGAAGGGGTGACAGTGTCTAATGAAAGCTCAGTCGAGCTTTTGAAGCTAGCGCTGACATCTGATGACCCTCGCTATGACGAAATCTACTTGAGTAACTATGCCAGCATTAATGTTGAAGCGGCTTTAAAGCGCGTACCAGGGGTTGGGCGAGTTCGTAATACCGGCTCGCGCTCTTATGCTATGCGGGTCTGGTTAAAACCTGACATTTTAGCGGGCTATGAATTAACCGTGAATGATGTGAGTGCAGCAATCAAAGCACAAAACAAAGAGGCCGCTGCCGGTGAGATAGGTGCACAACCTATGAAAGATGCCATTAAACTTAACTTTCCGGTACGAGCGCAAGGAAGGCTTAATAAGGTTGATGAGTTTAATAATATTATGCTGCGAGTTAATCGTGATGGCTCGATGATTCGCTTGCGGGATGTCGCAAGGGTTGAGCTGGCTTCCTCTGCGTATACCTTAAACTCAAAACTCAATGAACAACCAGCCACTATTTTACAGGTTTATATGTTGCCAGGCTCTAATGCATTAGCGGTTACTGAGCGTGTTAAGGCAGAGATGGAGCGCTTGAGCGCGGCTTTTCCGAAGGGAGTGAAATGGCAGCTTTTTTATGATGCCTCTGAGTTCATCAAGCTGTCGATTAATGAGGTGATCAATACCCTTATTCAAGCACTAGTTTTAGTGATTTTAGTGGTGTACTTATTTTTGCAAAATTGGCGAACGACCTTGATACCTGCTTTAGCTGTGCCAGTGTCGATAATTGGTACTTTTATCGCCTTGGCTGCATTTGGTTTTACCATCAACAATGTCAGTTTATTGGCTATGGTTTTGGCAATCGGTATCGTCGTTGATGATGCGATTGTGGTGGTCGAAAGTGTTGAGCGACTGATCAATGAGCAAAATATGGAGGTAGTTGCTGCCACTAAACAAGCCATGACAGAGCTTTCAGGTGCCATAGTAGCAACGTCTTTAGTACTTGCGGCAGTGTTTGTGCCGGTGTCGTTTTTAGCCGGTATTACGGGCATTATGTACCGTGAATTTGCGATTTCAATTACCGTTGCCGTGCTCATATCAACCTTAGTTGCTTTGACCTTGAGCCCCGCTTTATGTGCGATTTTCTTAAAACCTAGTATCCCCTCAAATAATAAGATTTTTGTTAAGTTTAATAGCTGGCTTGAAGGTATTGGCGAAAAATACACCTGGCTCGTAAAGGCTAGCTGTGCAAAAGCAAAGCGCAGCTACATTGCCTTTTTTATTATGTTAGTAGGAGGCTATTTTATGTTTAGCCAACTACCAAGCAGCTTTATGCCGCAAGAAGATCAAGGGCGCTTTTTTGTTGATATTACCTTGCCAGATGCGGCAACGGTCTCACGTACCAATGAAGTAATAAGCAAAGCAAACCAATTTGTTATGAACCATGCGGGGGTGGCTTATTCGTTCACTCTCGCGGGTGAAAACCGCCGTGCTGGTAGTGCGCAATCGCATGGTCAAATGGAGGTGATTTTACAACCTTGGCAAGTGCGTGCGGAGCAAGGATTTACGGTCACAAGTGTGATGAATGATATACGTAAGCAGCTGTATGCCATTCCCGATGCTGAGTTTAATGTGTTTCAACCATCAGCTGTGGCAGGGCTTGGTTCGGGCTCTGGCGTTGAGTTTGCACTACAAGAAAAAACAGGAGGCAACTTAACAAGCCTAGTTGAATCGCTTGAGGTTTTACTGGCAAATTTAAATAACCGCCCTGAAGTTGCTAAAGCAAGTAGTTCACTGCGTGGCTCAGTACCTCAGCTGTTTTTAGAGTTAGATAGAGAAAAAGCCATGGCATTAGAGGTGCCGATTGCCGATGTCTACAGCACAATGAAAGTGCTTACTGGCTCATCAACAATTAACGACTTTAACTTATTTGGCCGAGTTTATCGGGTTAAAGTTCAAGCTGAAGATGAATTTAGAGCACGCCCAGAAAACCTCAACGAATTTTATGTGCGTTCTAAAAATGGCGCTATGGTGCCATCAAATGTGCTTGCTAAGCTTAATCTAACAACCGGTCCGTCTGCGATAAATCGCTTTAATATGTTTACCAGTGCCATGGTGAATGTGTCACCAGCTACTGGCTATGCATCGGGTGACGTAATTAAAGTAATTAAAGAGGAAGTGGCTAAATTACCAACAAATATTGGCTATGAATGGACAGGCTTAACTTATCAAGAAATTCGCTCATCCGGTCAACTAGGCATTGCGGTGAGTTTGGCTATTGTGTTTGTTTTTTTGTTTTTAGCAGCGCTTTATGAAAGTTGGGCATTACCATTTGCGGTATTACTTATCAGCCCTATTGCCATGTTAGGGGCCTCTATATTGACCTTGGTGACGGGGCATGAAAACAACTTATTTTTTCAAGTCGCATTTATTGCATTGATAGGCCTTGCAGCGAAAAACTCTATATTGATTGTTGAAGTGGCTAATCAGCTTTACCAAGAAGGTATGAATGCCGTTGATGCTGCAATAGAAGCCGCCCGTTCTCGTTTTCGACCCATCTTAATGACCGCAGCCTCTTTTGTGCTTGGCGTTTTGCCGTTAGTACTTGCCTCTGGCCCCGGAGCAGTTGGTCGGCAGTCGGTTTCTATGCCTATTTTAGGGGGGATGTTACTGGCAAGCTCTATTGGCATCATTTTAGTGCCACTGTTTTTTATTACCGCGGCACGCTTTGTGAAAAAACAGCAAGCACCCGCCTCTAAAGTGTTATCAAAGGAGCAAGTTGATGCATAA
- a CDS encoding DUF3299 domain-containing protein has translation MPFFRKLVALVTLFVCATANAGAPKEIFWEDLIPKGHVQIDTQAQANHEGSEQNWVQPDLDAPVVKELDGKSVSLPGFVVPLEGDSEVITEFLLVPYFGACIHVPPPPPNQIVHVTIKGGVPIESLYDAIVVTGVISTETWSGEIAQVGYKMKAVGVAPFEL, from the coding sequence ATGCCGTTTTTTCGAAAACTCGTCGCTTTAGTCACATTATTTGTGTGCGCTACAGCCAATGCTGGCGCACCAAAAGAAATTTTCTGGGAAGATTTAATTCCCAAAGGTCATGTCCAAATCGACACCCAAGCACAAGCAAACCATGAAGGTAGCGAGCAAAACTGGGTGCAACCAGACCTTGATGCACCTGTGGTGAAAGAGCTTGATGGAAAATCAGTGAGTTTGCCTGGTTTTGTGGTACCACTAGAAGGCGATAGCGAAGTGATCACCGAGTTTTTACTAGTGCCTTATTTTGGAGCGTGTATTCACGTACCACCACCGCCACCAAACCAAATTGTGCATGTTACTATTAAAGGCGGTGTGCCAATCGAAAGCCTGTACGATGCGATCGTAGTGACAGGCGTTATCAGCACCGAAACCTGGTCTGGTGAAATTGCTCAAGTAGGCTACAAGATGAAAGCCGTTGGCGTAGCACCATTTGAGTTATAA
- a CDS encoding efflux RND transporter periplasmic adaptor subunit yields the protein MLLNKYLIGYVLVMVLVGCSKEQPNEVIEEVVTAKVKQFDVPLYGNYVARTDASLDVEVRARITGFVESVEFVEGSWVDEGDLLYTIDDRPYRAKLNRVKAALQKDQAALAKAKRDVTRLKPLYEQDAASQLDYDNAISIQEQAQASLSATQAELEETKLELEYTRITAPISGMVGSSEADLGALVGTNGISLLTTIQQIDPIYVNFNMSALDYLNAKRRMNSLMDQLQAEQKGKALEGFVRISLPDGSEYRYWGDVSFTDPKISPKTGTFKVRAQLPNPDSELLPGQYTKARIKLSQISNAIVVPEEATQVEQGGIYVMVVLDSGAIERRFIVVEHYGEQGIVVSGGLSAGELVVVKGLHRIRHGQQVKAISLEEFEKHQLTPNADHQLLAPDKPAKQEDKNKAQGV from the coding sequence ATGCTATTAAACAAATACCTCATAGGATATGTGTTGGTAATGGTGCTTGTTGGTTGCTCAAAAGAGCAACCAAACGAGGTAATTGAAGAAGTTGTTACTGCTAAGGTCAAACAGTTTGATGTGCCATTATACGGAAACTACGTGGCACGCACAGATGCGTCGCTGGATGTTGAAGTACGCGCGCGGATCACAGGCTTTGTAGAAAGTGTTGAGTTTGTCGAAGGAAGCTGGGTTGATGAAGGGGATTTACTCTATACCATCGACGATAGACCTTACCGAGCCAAGCTTAATCGCGTTAAAGCGGCGCTGCAAAAAGACCAAGCAGCGTTGGCTAAAGCCAAACGGGATGTAACTCGTTTAAAACCCCTTTACGAGCAAGATGCAGCAAGCCAGCTCGACTACGACAACGCTATTTCTATTCAAGAGCAAGCGCAAGCGTCATTATCAGCAACCCAAGCAGAGCTTGAAGAAACGAAGCTCGAACTCGAATATACCCGCATTACAGCGCCAATTAGTGGCATGGTAGGTAGCTCTGAAGCTGATTTAGGTGCGCTAGTCGGCACTAACGGTATTTCTTTGCTAACCACTATTCAGCAAATAGATCCTATCTACGTTAATTTTAATATGTCGGCACTGGATTACTTAAACGCAAAACGCCGTATGAATAGTTTGATGGATCAGCTACAAGCCGAACAAAAAGGTAAAGCGCTTGAAGGATTCGTGCGTATTTCTTTGCCAGATGGCAGCGAATATCGCTACTGGGGTGATGTGAGCTTTACTGACCCTAAGATTAGCCCGAAAACAGGCACCTTTAAAGTACGGGCACAATTACCCAATCCCGACAGTGAATTATTACCAGGCCAATATACTAAAGCGCGCATAAAGTTGTCGCAGATCAGTAACGCCATTGTCGTCCCTGAGGAAGCTACACAAGTTGAACAGGGTGGTATTTATGTGATGGTGGTGCTTGATTCAGGTGCGATAGAGCGGCGCTTTATTGTTGTTGAGCATTATGGTGAGCAAGGTATTGTGGTCAGCGGTGGCTTGAGTGCGGGTGAACTAGTCGTGGTTAAAGGCTTGCATCGTATTCGTCATGGCCAACAAGTGAAAGCGATTTCACTCGAGGAGTTTGAAAAGCATCAACTAACCCCAAACGCCGATCATCAACTGCTCGCCCCAGATAAACCTGCAAAACAGGAAGATAAAAATAAAGCGCAGGGAGTTTAA